The proteins below are encoded in one region of Belonocnema kinseyi isolate 2016_QV_RU_SX_M_011 chromosome 1, B_treatae_v1, whole genome shotgun sequence:
- the LOC117179592 gene encoding phenoloxidase-activating factor 2-like, translated as MEERIYFSLLILCSIVQLIGTSKTSSVLHILQKRMIDKTLYYGSKPTTLRQVPYIVNIVRNGLSICGGSILTPVFILTAAHCIFADNYTYTVLSNSASFDRGIEHAVIKKLLFADYIHRYWGRNDLALLNISPAINFLTSHNEKISLYTGNLPRNSHGIVSGWGCYYMRGQRTKFPSQLRSFTVPILSEESCREKIEIGTLSEVDVRKSSDLHIRKKRIIDTSLNGNRPVSLQQAPYMVNILRNEISYCGGSILDPTIILTAAHCVSEDIGFYSILSNSAIADRGVRHKIIRKIIHPQYEQHQLLNDLALLVISPPINFETSRNRRIPICNGHLPPNSRGIISGWGCHRIREGRMEYPFILRSITVPVISMKLCRTFYRYANLTNRNMCTLDGNREKNCAGGDSGGSLVVNGQLLGVLSWAEETSDQGYPDVFINLIGRMRRNAQGQNEKDLSWVDALIGARGMLAILISTPETTTHPSQCRD; from the exons ATGgaagaaagaatttatttttctctcttGATATTATGTAGCATTGTTCAATTAATTGGTACTTCGAAGACATCATCGGTTCTGCATATCCTTCAGAAACGTATGATTGACAAAACGCTGTATTATGGAAGTAAGCCAACGACGCTTCGACAAGTTCCCTACATTGTCAATATCGTGAGAAATGGACTCAGTATTTGCGGAGGCAGCATATTAACACCTGTATTTATCCTAACTGCAGCTCATTGTATTTTTGCGGATAATTACACCTATACAGTTCTGTCCAATTCAGCAAGCTTTGATCGAGGAATTGAGCACGCtgtaataaagaaattattattcgcAGATTATATTCATCGATATTGGGGTCGGAACGATCTTGCCTTGCTTAATATTTCTCCAGCTATCAATTTTCTCACTTCgcataatgaaaaaatatcactCTACACTGGAAATTTGCCACGAAATAGTCATGGTATTGTCAGTGGCTGGGGATGCTACTATATGAGAGG ACAGAGAACCAAATTTCCTAGCCAATTGAGATCATTCACTGTGCCCATACTTAGCGAGGAATCTTGTCGAGAAAAAATCG AAATTGGGACTTTATCAGAAGTGGATGTAAGAAAATCATCAGATCTTCATATCCGCAAGAAACGCATAATTGATACAAGCTTAAATGGTAATAGACCAGTATCGCTTCAACAGGCTCCTTACATGGTTAACATTTTGAGAAACGAAATTAGTTATTGCGGGGGTAGTATATTAGATCCCACAATCATTTTAACTGCCGCACATTGCGTTTCTGAGGATATTGGGTTCTACAGCATTTTATCTAATTCGGCAATTGCTGATCGTGGAGTTCGCCACAAAATCATAAGGAAAATAATACATCCGCAATATGAGCAGCATCAGTTATTAAATGATCTTGCTTTGCTTGTTATTTCTCCacctattaattttgaaacatcaagGAATCGAAGAATCCCAATCTGCAATGGACATTTACCACCGAATAGTCGTGGCATCATTAGTGGCTGGGGGTGTCATCGAATAAGAGA GGGGAGAATGGAATATCCTTTCATATTAAGATCAATCACTGTGCCTGTAATTAGTATGAAATTGTGTCGCACTTTCTATCGGTATGCGAATTTGACAAATAGAAATATGTGCACTCTTGAtggaaatagagaaaaaaattgtgcTGGGGGAGATTCTGGTGGATCTTTGGTTGTAAATGGTCAACTGCTTGGTGTTCTCTCATGGGCTGAAGAGACCTCAGATCAAGGATATCCTGACGTTTTCATCAATTTAAT AGGAAGAATGAGAAGAAATGCGCAAGGGCAGAATGAGAAGGATCTCTCGTGGGTCGACGCATTGATCGGCGCTCGAGGGATGCTGGCCATTCTGATCTCAACCCCTGAAACCACCACCCACCCCAGTCAATGCCGCGATTAA
- the LOC117175409 gene encoding vesicular inhibitory amino acid transporter → MAYFRGVFVPSMTATLNVAWETIKAKWPENSPCMEIIRGTRGGGQPQEPAGNFRSFNEGDNTEMTTMNGEEAFGEQGIAEDSFSYQRNGEKVRTGSASSGGFSEYDEGGGGEFGGSGVKINEWQAAYNVTNAIQGMFIVSLPFAVLRGGYWAIAAMVGIAHICCYTGKILVECLYELDTATGQRVRVRDSYVAIAKECFGPRWGARAVNIAQIIELLMTCILYVVVCGDLMVGTFQEGALDTRSWMMLIGIFLIPLGFLKSLHHVSTLSLWCTISHLFINAIIVGYCLLEISDWGWSKVRWSIDMKKFPISLGVIVFSYTSQIFLPTLEGNLIDRSKFEWMLNWSHIAAAAFKSLFGWICFLTFQDDTQQEITNNLHSSGFKGLVNTCLVLKAILSYPLPYYAACELLERAFFRGRPKTIFPTIWTVDRELKVWGLAWRIGVILFTILMAVFIPHFGILMGFIGSFTGTMLSFIWPCYFHLKLKRNSMDMGTAAYDCFVIFLGVLFGVIGVYDSGSALIEAFEIGLPF, encoded by the exons ATGGCATACTTTCGAGGAGTCTTCGTTCCTTCAATGACTGCAACATTGAATGTTGCATGGGAGACAATAAAGGCAAAATGGCCTGAAAATAGTCCATGTATGGAAATAATTCGCGGGACTAGGGGTGGAGGCCAACCACAGGAACCTGCAGGTAACTTCCGGTCATTTAACGAGGGCGACAATACGGAAATGACCACTATGAATGGCGAAGAAGCTTTTGGAGAGCAAGGTATCGCCGAGGACTCCTTCAGCTACCAAAGAAACGG TGAGAAAGTTAGAACCGGAAGTGCCAGTAGCGGAGGTTTCAGCGAATATGACGAAGGTGGTGGTGGTGAGTTTGGTGGTTCGGGGGTGAAGATCAATGAATGGCAGGCTGCATACAATGTAACCAATGCCATACAG GGAATGTTCATCGTTTCCCTTCCGTTCGCCGTACTTCGCGGCGGTTATTGGGCAATCGCAGCCATGGTTGGAATCGCCCACATATGTTGCTACACTG GCAAAATCTTGGTAGAGTGTCTCTACGAATTGGACACGGCAACAGGCCAACGAGTTAGGGTTCGAGACTCCTATGTGGCAATAGCAAAAGAGTGCTTTGGTCCCCGTTGGGGTGCGAGAGCAGTTAATATTGCCCAAATTATCGAACTTTTGATGACCTGCATCCTCTACGTCGTCGTTTGCGGGGACTTGATGGTTGGAACTTTCCAGGAAGGGGCTTTGGACACGAGAAGTTGGATGATGCTCATAGGGATTTTCCTTATCCCGCTGggatttctaaaatctttgcacCACGTATCAACTTTGAGTCTTTGGTGCACCATATCCCATTTGTTTATTAATGCAATCATCGTGGGTTATTGTCTATTGGAAATTAGTGACTGGGGATGGTCAAAGGTAAGGTGGAGCATCGATATGAAGAAATTCCCAATTTCTCTGGGAGTGATTGTCTTCAGTTATACAtcacaaattttcctaccaactTTGGAAGGCAACTTGATCGACCGATCCAAATTTGAATGGATGCTGAATTGGAGTCACATCGCTGCTGCtgcttttaaatctctttttggATGGATCTGCTTCTTGACCTTCCag GACGATACGCAGCAGGAAATCACGAACAATCTTCACTCAAGTGGCTTCAAGGGACTGGTGAACACCTGCCTCGTCCTGAAGGCTATTCTTTCATATCCTCTGCCCTATTATGCAGCCTGTGAGTTGCTGGAACGAGCCTTTTTCAGAGGCAGGCCTAAAACTATTTTCCCGACGATTTGGACCGTCGATCGAGAACTGAAGGTTTGGGGTTTGGCGTGGAGGATCGGTGTCATCCTTTTCACTATTCTTATGGCTGTTTTCATCCCTCATTTTGGTATTTTAATGGGCTTTATTGGCTCATTTACAGGCACGATGCTGTCCTTCATTTGGCCTTGctactttcatttaaaacttaagaGAAATTCGATGGACATGGGCACAGCAGCCTATGACTGTTTTGTTATCTTCTTGGGGGTTCTTTTCGGGGTAATCGGGGTTTATGATTCAGGAAGTGCTCTGATTGAAGCTTTTGAGATCGGGTTACCATTTTAA